GCACACGAGCATTTGCTCACGCGTGTGGAGGAGCTCGGCGCGGTGTTTGCCAAATGGTCAACCAGCCGTGTGCGCCAGTTTGTGCACCAGGAGCTGGAGCAGTTTGTGCGTCAGCAGCGCTTTCCCGTCAACGACGAGGAGGTGCAATGGATTGCACAGGCCCTGAACAAGGAACTGTCGGGGCTGGGGCCGCTGGATGACCTGATGGCAGATCCGGAAGTGGAAGACATTCTGATCAACGGTTACCAGCGCGTCTTTGTCTCGCGCAAGGGAATTTTGCAGCAGGAGGCCTTGCACTTCACCGACAACGCCCATGTGCTGCGCATCGTGCGTCGCATCATCTCCCCGCTGGGCCGCCGCCTCGATGAATCCACGCCCATGGTCGATGCGCGCTTGCCGGACGGTGGCCGTATCAATGTGGTGATCGAGCCGTTGTCGCTGGACGGGCCGGCGGTATCCATACGCAAGTTTCGCAATGATCCGCTGCGGGTCCAGGATCTGGTTGATTTCGGCACCATGGACGAAGGCATGGCCCGCTTGTTGGAGCTGGCGGTGCGCGAGCGCTGCAATATTCTCATCAGCGGCGGCACCAGTTGCGGCAAGACCTCGATGCTCAATGCGATTGCGGGCTTTATCCCCGCCAATGAGCGGGTGGTGACGATTGAGGATACGGCCGAGCTGACGCTGCCTCACCCTCATGTGGTGCGCATGGAAAGCCGCCCCGGTGGCTTTGAAGGAGCGGGGGTGGTCTCCATTCGGGACCTGCTGCGCAACAGCCTGCGCATGCGCCCGGATCGCATTGTGGTGGGCGAGGTGCGCGGCGCGGAAGTGCTGGAGATGCTGCAGGCCATGAACACCGGTCACGACGGCTCCATGGCCACCATCCATGCCAGCTCTCCTCGCGAGTGTCTGCACCGTATGGAGATGCTCGCGGGCTTTGCGGGCTTTCAGGGCAGCGAGGTCAGCCTGCGCCGCCAGATTGCCAATGCACTCGACTTCATCGTGCAGATCAGCCGCCTGCCCAATGGTAAGCGGCGCATCACATCGATCACCGAAGTCACGGGCATTATCGATAGCGTGATTGCCACGCAGGAGCTCTATCGTCACGAGCTGCTGCCCCAGCCCGACGGCGAGGATCTGGAGCGTTGGACCACGCTGGGCATGGTGCCTCATACGCCAAAGCTGGCACGCTATCGCGCGGTGCTGCAGCACGCGGGAGGTAACGGCGCAAGCCAAGTGGGGCTGCGCCATGGCTAGCCATGCGTTTTTACTCCTGAGTCTGGCGCTGCTGATGGCTGCAGCTGCCATGGTGCTGTGGATGGTTGTCAGCCGGCAGCAAAAGACGCGCCGTATGACCCGGCATCTGGAGCAGAGTCTGGAGAAAAGTGCTGCAGCTGCCGCCGGGTTTGTCGCCAAGGATGCAGCGGCATCGGCTTTTGACGGCTCCGTGGCGGATGCCTTGCTGGGCAATGAAAAGAGAACGGGCTGGCCGGTTCCCGCGATTTTGTTGGGGACGGTCGGTGCCAGGCTTTTCTATGGCGGGCTGGTCTTGATTGCTGCGACTTTTCTGGCCGTTGGCCTTGCGGTCGGCTGGCTGGCCGGTAGTGCCGCGCTGGTGCTGCTGGGGATTGGCTTCTTCTTTTTGCTTTACACGCGGGCACAGAAGTACCGCGCCAGGCTCACGCAGCAGTTGCCCGGCTTTCTCGACAACACGGTGCGCTTGGTGACCATTGGCAACTCCGTTCAGGCAGCGTTCCAGATGGCAGCAGCCAGCACCAAAGACCCGTTGCAGTCGGTCATGGAAAAAGCCGCCAGTCTGGCCCGCGCGGGCATGGATCTGGAAAATGCGGTGGCCCATGTAGCGAGGCAGACCAGGCTGGACGAGCTGCACCTGCTGGCAGCTATTCTGCGCATCAGCGTGCGTTATGGCGGCCGGGTGGACTTGTTGTTGGAGCGTGTGGCCCACTTCATGCGTGACCGCGAGCAGGCCGAGCAGGATCTCTCGGCCATGACGGCCGAAACGCGCATGTCCGCCTGGGTGTTGAGCCTGCTGCCGGTGGCTGTGTGCTGTCTGATCATTTCCTTCAACGCGAGCTATTTTCTGAATATGTGGAATGACGCCAGTGGCCGCAACATCATCTGGGCAGCGGCGGCACTGCAGGTCTTTGGTGTTGTGTTGCTCTACCGCATGGCCAAGCTCGATGAGGGGGCTGACTGATGGAGACATCCCGTCTTTTGCTGATGTTGAGTGTTGCATTTTTGGCCTTGGCGGCGCTGGTCGGCGCGGCTTTGATTGCCTATGCGCATCAGCGTCGTGAACGTAGCAGTCGGGTCGTGCAGGATGCGCTGAGCCGCAGCGGTGCGGCTGCGGCGAAAGAGACGACGTTGCCTGCCAGGCCCGCAGATCTGCTGCGCTCGCTCAATGGCGACGGCGAGCTGCCAGCGCACTGGCTCAATACATCATTGGGCAAGGCGCTGGTTGCACAGGAAGACCGCATTTTGCTGAGCAAATGCGGCTGGGGATCGACTCGCGCGCAGCTGCAATACCTGATAGCGCGCTGCGTTGTTTCGGTCTTGCTTTCGCTGCTTGCTGCCTTTGTTTTTTCGGGCAGCAAGCAATTTTTGCTGTATCTGTTTGCCGCTTTCACCATCGGTTTTTTGCTTCCCAAATGGGTGTTGCGCAGCGTGGCGCGCCGCCGCAGGGCCAGCGTGGCCCGCGAGCTGCCTTTGCTCGTCGACTTGCTGGGCTTGCTGCAAGGCACGGGCATGAGTCTGGACCAGACCCTGCAGGTGATCGGCTCTGACTTTGGCAATGTCATGCCCGTGCTCTCGCGAGAGATACAACTGGCCAACCAGCAGTACAGCCGGGGCGGAACGCGCGAGCGTTCCTTTGCTCGCATGAGCGAGGTCTATCAGAGCGACAACCTGGCCAACCTGACATCGCTGATGACCCAGATCGACAGATACGGCGGAGCCGTGCAGGAGCCGCTGCGCGTGTTTGGCGAACGTCTGCGCGAGCAGCGCAAGGCCAAGATGAAAGAGATGATTGGAAAGATCTCGGTCAAGATGACTGGCGTTATGGTGGTGACGCTGCTTCCGGCCCTGATCATCATTACCGCCGGACCGGGGTTCCTGGCCGTGATTCGGGCATTGGGAGGGATGACAAAATGAAAAAAGAAAGCCGATATCTGATGCTGCCATTGGCGGCTGCAAGCATAGCCCTTCTGTCGGGTTGCTCCAGCATGGGCAATCTGCTGGGGCAGAGTCAGCCCGTGCTCTCGCCTGCGGCCAAGGCTGCGGCAGACAGGCCGCTGGAGAAGGAGGCGGTGGTCGACACGCAGGACACCTACCTTTCTCTGGTCAAGCAGATGCAGTCCAAGTCGCTCTGGTATGCCTCCATCGCTCACCTTGACGCACTGGACAAGCAATGGGGCGCTTCCAGCGACTCGCGGCTGTTGCGCGCCGATGCATTGCGTCAGGTGGGCCAGCTCAGTGCGGCCATCCCCATCTACCAGAGCCTGCTGGGCAGTGCCAAGGATGGTGCCGCGCGCTACGGCCTGGGCCGTGTGGCCGCCGAGCAGGGCGACTTTCGCAGTGCTGCTCAGCAGATGGAGCAGGCGCGCATGAGCAATCCCGTGGACTCGCGCCTGCTGACCGATCTGGGCTATGCCTATCTGCGTGCGCATGATCTGAACGCAGCGCGCATTCCCTTGATGCAGGCGGCGCAGCTCAACCCCGAGGACGCACAGGCCAACGTCAACCTGAGCCTGTTCATGATGGTCAGCGGCCAGAGCGCGCAGGCTGAGGAATTCATGCGCCAGCGCAAGCTGGACGCACAGACCCAGCAACTGGTCAAGGAGCAGGCCGGGCAGTGGCTGAGGGCTGCCAGTCTGGCCGCCGCAAAGCCTGCTGAGGCTGCGACCGGAAAGGTCGTCAACCTCTCTCGTCCGGAAGTGAAGACCGCCCCCGAGGCCGTGGCCAGCTCCGGGAAATCCGCCGAAGCGCCAGAGCCTGCTGCAGTGCAGGAGGTGCCCGCCGCAAAAAAGCCCGCACCGGAGCCTGAAGCCGCACAGGCTCCGGTAGTGGTAGTCAAGGCACCGGGGTCGGTGTCGTCTCGCTCCCATGTGCCCCAGACTCTGTTGCCGCTGCCCCAGGCTCAACCTATGGTGGCGCAGAGTGTGGAGCGGGCGTCCGGCGGTGGTCAGTGGATGGTCTCTGGAGGCAGCTTCGATGCAGGGCGGCCGCGTCACCCCGGCCAGGGCGCGAGCCCATTGATGCCGGCGGCTGCGCAAACCTATGCCTACGCGCCGCCTGTGCCTGTGCAGGCAATGGATGCTCCTGTCAATGTAGCAGTTACCGCTTCATTGGAAAGGATTTCAGATATAAAACAGTCTGAAATCACTGTAGATAAAGCGCAAAAAGCTCCTGTATCAATAGCAAAAACGGCACCGCCGCCGGAGGCGGCCATGGCGACGGCTTCTCGGTCCGCGAAGCAGGAGACGCCCAAGCCTGCACAGCCTCTGCTTACCGAGGCGATGCCCGCCAAAGTGCAGCAGACGCGGCCAGCAACGGCTTTGCAAGCCGAGCCTGCACCGCAGCCCGTGATCTCGCGCCAGCCCGTGCGCCCGACAAGATCGGTGCCAGACGCTGCCGTGGTGATGGCTGCGGCAAACCCTGTCGCAGTGCGTCAGAGCGGTGAATCCGGTGGCAAGCAGGCCGTGCAAGCCATGCTGCCCCAGCGCGCGGCGGCGGGCGGCTTGTTTTTCGAGACGCCCGATGAAGATGCCGGCAGCAAGCCGGCAGCTTCTGCCAAGAAGGGTGCGCCCGAGCGTGCCTGGCCCTGAACCTTCAAGGAGTTCTCATGAATACGCAGACAGCATTCATCCAGCGGGCCCGAACATTCACCTTGGCGTTGATGGCACTGGGCATGGCCTCGGTCGCCTTGGCGCAGGCCGGCAGCAATACCGGCTCCGGCACGGGCGTGAGCAATATGAGTGCACCCCGAAGTGCGGCAGCGATGCCTGCAGCAACTGCGCAGGCCGCGGTGACACAGACACCGGCCCCCGGCAATGCGTCCCTGACACCGCCGGCAAGCAATCGTGTGGGCGAGGCCACCAGCTATCTGCTGGCGCTGCAGGCCAGCGGTCAGTACGCATCGCGCAATGCCTATCCCGTGACAAGCGATGTGGCCCAGCGCACCTATCAGCGCTATCTGGAGAGTTTTACCCACAAAATCCCGGAGAGCTCTGAAACACAGGTGGGCAGTTCAACGGGCGGTAGTCGCTAATCGCTCACAGCGGCTCTGTGCATGCAGTCTTTTGCCAAAGGCCTGTGCCGTGATCGCATTCGTCGCCAATCGGGTTCCGTGGCGATGCTGGGTGCGATTTGGCTGATGATTGCCGTGATCTGCCTGGCAACCATCGATATCGGCAATGTGTTCTGGCAGAAGCGCGAGTTGCAGAAGATTGCGGATCTGGCAGCTCTGGCGGGGGCCAGTGGTGCTCTGGATCAGAACTCTTGTCGCACCAATGCAGAGAGAAATCTGACGCTCAACGGTAGTGTGGTCTCCGAGCTTGTGACTGCACAGGCCGGGCATTGGGACAAAAGCGCCAGCCCCTTCTTTGGCAGCGCCAG
This window of the Comamonas testosteroni genome carries:
- a CDS encoding CpaF family protein, with protein sequence MSMDIVFAEKSSHFSDSKQLLLIKNVAHEHLLTRVEELGAVFAKWSTSRVRQFVHQELEQFVRQQRFPVNDEEVQWIAQALNKELSGLGPLDDLMADPEVEDILINGYQRVFVSRKGILQQEALHFTDNAHVLRIVRRIISPLGRRLDESTPMVDARLPDGGRINVVIEPLSLDGPAVSIRKFRNDPLRVQDLVDFGTMDEGMARLLELAVRERCNILISGGTSCGKTSMLNAIAGFIPANERVVTIEDTAELTLPHPHVVRMESRPGGFEGAGVVSIRDLLRNSLRMRPDRIVVGEVRGAEVLEMLQAMNTGHDGSMATIHASSPRECLHRMEMLAGFAGFQGSEVSLRRQIANALDFIVQISRLPNGKRRITSITEVTGIIDSVIATQELYRHELLPQPDGEDLERWTTLGMVPHTPKLARYRAVLQHAGGNGASQVGLRHG
- a CDS encoding type II secretion system F family protein, whose amino-acid sequence is MASHAFLLLSLALLMAAAAMVLWMVVSRQQKTRRMTRHLEQSLEKSAAAAAGFVAKDAAASAFDGSVADALLGNEKRTGWPVPAILLGTVGARLFYGGLVLIAATFLAVGLAVGWLAGSAALVLLGIGFFFLLYTRAQKYRARLTQQLPGFLDNTVRLVTIGNSVQAAFQMAAASTKDPLQSVMEKAASLARAGMDLENAVAHVARQTRLDELHLLAAILRISVRYGGRVDLLLERVAHFMRDREQAEQDLSAMTAETRMSAWVLSLLPVAVCCLIISFNASYFLNMWNDASGRNIIWAAAALQVFGVVLLYRMAKLDEGAD
- a CDS encoding type II secretion system F family protein, whose amino-acid sequence is METSRLLLMLSVAFLALAALVGAALIAYAHQRRERSSRVVQDALSRSGAAAAKETTLPARPADLLRSLNGDGELPAHWLNTSLGKALVAQEDRILLSKCGWGSTRAQLQYLIARCVVSVLLSLLAAFVFSGSKQFLLYLFAAFTIGFLLPKWVLRSVARRRRASVARELPLLVDLLGLLQGTGMSLDQTLQVIGSDFGNVMPVLSREIQLANQQYSRGGTRERSFARMSEVYQSDNLANLTSLMTQIDRYGGAVQEPLRVFGERLREQRKAKMKEMIGKISVKMTGVMVVTLLPALIIITAGPGFLAVIRALGGMTK
- a CDS encoding tetratricopeptide repeat protein; protein product: MKKESRYLMLPLAAASIALLSGCSSMGNLLGQSQPVLSPAAKAAADRPLEKEAVVDTQDTYLSLVKQMQSKSLWYASIAHLDALDKQWGASSDSRLLRADALRQVGQLSAAIPIYQSLLGSAKDGAARYGLGRVAAEQGDFRSAAQQMEQARMSNPVDSRLLTDLGYAYLRAHDLNAARIPLMQAAQLNPEDAQANVNLSLFMMVSGQSAQAEEFMRQRKLDAQTQQLVKEQAGQWLRAASLAAAKPAEAATGKVVNLSRPEVKTAPEAVASSGKSAEAPEPAAVQEVPAAKKPAPEPEAAQAPVVVVKAPGSVSSRSHVPQTLLPLPQAQPMVAQSVERASGGGQWMVSGGSFDAGRPRHPGQGASPLMPAAAQTYAYAPPVPVQAMDAPVNVAVTASLERISDIKQSEITVDKAQKAPVSIAKTAPPPEAAMATASRSAKQETPKPAQPLLTEAMPAKVQQTRPATALQAEPAPQPVISRQPVRPTRSVPDAAVVMAAANPVAVRQSGESGGKQAVQAMLPQRAAAGGLFFETPDEDAGSKPAASAKKGAPERAWP
- a CDS encoding DUF3613 domain-containing protein, whose amino-acid sequence is MNTQTAFIQRARTFTLALMALGMASVALAQAGSNTGSGTGVSNMSAPRSAAAMPAATAQAAVTQTPAPGNASLTPPASNRVGEATSYLLALQASGQYASRNAYPVTSDVAQRTYQRYLESFTHKIPESSETQVGSSTGGSR